A genomic region of Deinococcus sp. KSM4-11 contains the following coding sequences:
- a CDS encoding tetratricopeptide repeat protein, with translation MTEPAGAGQRTDAPSPTTPPLPDLADLIRAGEWRRALATARVTRADAHVEDALSAVVGILEAVRARRYPVARRTLKELREALTEGSTPEFALLRRQLDPDVIEGALAVLDLKPEAAALEEDGLEGILTPALAVPLTRAEALNSLGVRATVLGNAHRARERFEEALQADPGHYRAITNLGNLSLEAGDAKAAEARYREALKLNAEYDGAHHNLGVALRRQGRVGEAVSAIRRGQRLSMRRSKDDTQAEMREQFAGSPLLRWIRIVVIAVIVVLVLLALRGLGH, from the coding sequence ATGACGGAACCTGCCGGTGCGGGCCAGCGCACGGACGCGCCCAGCCCCACGACTCCTCCCCTGCCGGACCTGGCTGACCTGATCCGGGCGGGCGAGTGGCGGCGGGCGCTGGCCACCGCCCGCGTGACCCGCGCCGACGCCCACGTGGAGGACGCCCTGAGTGCCGTGGTCGGGATCCTGGAGGCCGTGCGGGCGCGGCGCTACCCGGTGGCCCGGCGCACGCTGAAGGAACTGCGTGAGGCGTTGACCGAGGGCAGCACCCCGGAGTTCGCCCTATTGCGCCGCCAACTCGATCCGGACGTCATCGAAGGGGCGCTGGCCGTGCTGGATCTCAAACCCGAGGCGGCCGCACTCGAGGAGGACGGCCTGGAAGGCATTCTGACTCCAGCGCTGGCCGTGCCCCTGACGCGCGCGGAGGCGCTGAACAGCCTGGGCGTGCGGGCCACGGTGCTGGGGAATGCCCACCGTGCCCGTGAACGGTTCGAGGAGGCCCTGCAGGCGGATCCCGGTCACTACCGGGCGATCACGAACCTGGGGAACCTGAGCCTGGAGGCCGGTGATGCGAAGGCCGCCGAAGCCCGTTACCGCGAGGCCCTGAAATTGAATGCCGAGTACGACGGCGCCCACCACAACCTGGGCGTGGCCTTGCGCCGCCAGGGTCGCGTGGGCGAGGCCGTCAGCGCGATCCGCCGTGGCCAGCGGCTGAGCATGCGCCGCTCGAAGGACGACACGCAGGCCGAGATGCGCGAACAGTTCGCCGGGAGTCCGTTGCTGCGCTGGATCCGCATTGTGGTGATCGCGGTGATTGTGGTGCTGGTGCTGCTGGCCCTGCGCGGCCTGGGGCACTGA
- the cpdB gene encoding 2',3'-cyclic-nucleotide 2'-phosphodiesterase, translating into MKSILPLTFALLLSAAGAQTVDLRILETTDLHTAALGYDYYQDKATGEYGLEYTATLIKQARDEKVNTLLYDNGDLIQGNPLGDYVARVNPLPAGTMHPMHAAMATLHYDGGNLGNHEFNYGLPFLQQVVAAAPMPIVSANTYTEDGDGNPANDKNAFTPYLIQRKLVRDTYGRPYYINVGIIGFLPPQIVQWDKTNLDGKLTTRDIVETARKFVPEMKAKGADVIVAIAHTGIAADYQPGQENAATELTKVDGIDVVLSGHSHQVFPGPVYKSIPGADITNGTINGKPTVMAGFWGNDLGIVDLTLTRKGNRWAISSGKASVRPIWDAAAKKNLVTPDPQIAAAVKAAHEGTLAYVRGKVADLTTPINSYWALVQDDPSVQLVSNAQTAYVKNALSTTEYKDLPVLSAAAPFKAGGRAGPSYYTDIPAGTLAIKNVADLYVYPNTVQAVVVTGAQVQEWLERSAGQFKQIDPAKTEPQVLVDDSFPTYNFDIIDGVTYEIDVTQPSRYNSKGEVVAPDAHRVKNLMFGGKPIDPAAKFVVATNNYRASGGGSFPGLDGKNIVLAAPDETRQALIGYFNQQKTINPTADGNWKLTPIPGVTLLYVSSPTAQKYRPANATLIKTRDDGFAEYTIKF; encoded by the coding sequence ATGAAATCCATCCTTCCACTGACCTTTGCGCTGTTGCTCAGCGCGGCCGGCGCCCAGACCGTGGATCTCCGGATTCTGGAGACCACGGATCTGCACACTGCCGCCCTCGGGTATGACTACTACCAGGACAAGGCCACCGGCGAGTACGGCCTGGAATACACCGCCACGCTGATCAAGCAGGCGCGCGACGAGAAGGTCAACACGCTGCTGTACGACAACGGCGATCTGATCCAGGGCAACCCCCTCGGCGACTACGTGGCCCGCGTGAACCCCCTGCCCGCCGGCACCATGCACCCCATGCATGCCGCCATGGCCACGCTGCACTACGACGGCGGGAACCTCGGCAACCACGAGTTCAACTACGGCCTGCCCTTCCTGCAGCAGGTCGTGGCCGCCGCGCCCATGCCCATCGTCAGCGCGAACACGTACACCGAGGACGGAGACGGCAACCCCGCCAACGACAAGAACGCCTTCACCCCCTATCTGATCCAGCGCAAACTGGTGCGCGACACCTACGGCCGCCCGTACTACATCAACGTGGGCATCATCGGCTTCCTGCCGCCGCAGATCGTGCAGTGGGACAAGACCAACCTGGACGGCAAACTCACCACCCGCGACATCGTCGAGACGGCCCGCAAGTTCGTGCCCGAGATGAAGGCCAAGGGCGCCGACGTCATCGTCGCCATCGCGCACACCGGCATCGCCGCCGACTACCAGCCCGGCCAGGAGAACGCCGCCACCGAACTCACCAAGGTCGACGGAATTGACGTGGTGCTCAGCGGCCACAGCCATCAGGTGTTCCCCGGCCCGGTCTACAAGAGCATCCCCGGCGCGGACATCACCAACGGCACCATCAACGGCAAGCCCACCGTCATGGCCGGGTTCTGGGGCAACGACCTCGGCATCGTGGACCTGACCCTCACCCGGAAGGGCAACCGCTGGGCCATCAGCAGCGGCAAGGCCAGCGTGCGCCCCATCTGGGACGCCGCCGCCAAGAAGAACCTCGTCACGCCCGACCCGCAGATCGCTGCCGCCGTCAAGGCCGCCCACGAGGGCACACTCGCCTACGTGCGCGGCAAGGTCGCAGACCTGACCACGCCGATCAACTCCTACTGGGCCCTGGTGCAGGACGACCCCAGCGTGCAGCTGGTCAGCAACGCCCAGACCGCGTACGTGAAGAACGCCCTGAGCACCACCGAGTACAAGGACCTGCCGGTGTTGAGCGCGGCCGCGCCCTTCAAGGCGGGCGGCCGCGCCGGCCCCAGCTACTACACGGACATCCCCGCTGGGACGCTGGCCATCAAGAACGTCGCCGACCTGTACGTGTACCCGAACACCGTCCAGGCCGTGGTCGTGACCGGCGCGCAGGTGCAGGAGTGGCTGGAACGCAGCGCCGGCCAGTTCAAACAGATTGACCCCGCCAAGACTGAACCCCAGGTGCTGGTGGACGATTCCTTCCCCACCTACAACTTCGACATCATCGACGGCGTCACCTACGAGATTGACGTGACCCAGCCCAGCCGGTACAACAGCAAAGGTGAGGTCGTCGCCCCGGACGCCCACCGCGTCAAGAATCTGATGTTTGGCGGCAAACCGATCGACCCCGCCGCGAAGTTCGTGGTCGCCACCAACAACTACCGTGCCTCTGGCGGCGGCAGCTTCCCCGGACTGGACGGCAAGAACATCGTCCTGGCCGCCCCCGACGAGACCCGCCAGGCCCTCATCGGCTACTTCAACCAGCAGAAGACCATCAACCCCACCGCCGACGGCAACTGGAAACTCACGCCCATCCCCGGCGTGACCCTGCTGTACGTCAGCAGCCCCACCGCCCAGAAGTACCGGCCAGCGAATGCCACGCTGATCAAGACCCGCGACGACGGGTTTGCGGAGTACACGATCAAGTTCTGA
- a CDS encoding alpha-hydroxy-acid oxidizing protein, with protein MNSDPVGRGRARQTQVYVRGLGGEKPAVPVAPERLQEAARIHLKAPDFAYLAGGAGAERTLRANLAAFERIQLLPRHLRGQTSRELSIRLLGQTYATPLLLAPLGVLECAHPEADLAVARAAAAEGIPFIYSSQASVPMEDCAAAMGESPRWFQLYWSRDDDLTRSLLRRAETCGAQAIVLTLDTTMLGWRPRDLDLGSLPFMRGRGLAQYLSDPVFRAHLSEPALGPDVTPPRTPALLRVGAELAAKGRTYHLSLEQMRAAVARFTATYTRLDLTWDDLSRLRSWTTLPIVLKGILHPDDAREAAGRGVDALIVSNHGGRQIDGAIGALDALPGVLRAAGDLPVLFDSGVRTGADIVKALALGARAVLLGRPYAYGLAIAGEDGVREVIQNIIADFDLTLGLLGVGRACDLDRSVLAL; from the coding sequence ATGAACTCTGACCCCGTCGGACGTGGCCGCGCCCGGCAGACCCAGGTGTACGTGCGCGGCCTCGGCGGCGAGAAACCGGCGGTGCCTGTCGCGCCGGAGCGGCTCCAGGAGGCAGCGCGGATCCACCTGAAGGCCCCGGATTTCGCCTACCTGGCGGGCGGGGCCGGTGCGGAGCGCACCCTGCGCGCGAACCTGGCGGCCTTCGAACGGATTCAACTGCTGCCCCGGCACCTCCGCGGCCAGACCAGCCGGGAGCTGAGTATCCGGCTGCTGGGCCAGACCTACGCCACCCCGCTGCTGCTCGCGCCGCTGGGCGTGCTCGAATGCGCCCATCCGGAGGCCGATCTGGCCGTCGCCCGCGCCGCCGCCGCCGAGGGGATTCCCTTCATCTACTCCTCGCAGGCATCCGTGCCGATGGAAGACTGCGCGGCCGCCATGGGCGAGAGCCCACGCTGGTTTCAGCTGTACTGGAGCCGCGACGACGACCTGACCCGTTCCCTGCTCCGGCGGGCCGAGACGTGCGGCGCGCAGGCGATCGTCCTGACGCTCGACACGACCATGCTCGGCTGGCGGCCCCGCGACCTCGACCTGGGCAGCCTGCCGTTCATGCGGGGGCGGGGGCTCGCCCAGTACCTCAGCGATCCCGTATTCCGGGCGCACCTGAGCGAACCCGCCCTTGGCCCGGACGTCACGCCGCCACGCACGCCGGCCCTCCTGCGTGTCGGAGCGGAACTCGCTGCGAAAGGCCGCACCTACCACCTGAGTCTGGAGCAGATGCGCGCGGCCGTGGCCCGCTTTACCGCCACCTACACCCGGCTGGATCTCACCTGGGATGACCTGTCCCGCCTGCGCAGCTGGACGACTCTTCCCATCGTCCTCAAGGGCATCCTGCACCCGGACGATGCCCGCGAGGCCGCCGGGCGCGGCGTGGACGCCCTGATCGTCTCCAACCACGGCGGCCGGCAGATCGACGGAGCCATCGGCGCGCTCGATGCTCTGCCCGGCGTGCTCAGGGCGGCCGGTGACCTGCCGGTGCTGTTCGACAGCGGCGTCCGCACCGGCGCGGACATCGTCAAGGCACTCGCCCTGGGCGCCCGCGCCGTGCTTTTGGGTCGCCCCTACGCCTACGGTCTGGCCATCGCGGGCGAGGACGGGGTGCGCGAGGTCATCCAGAACATCATCGCGGATTTCGACCTGACCCTCGGCCTGCTCGGCGTGGGGCGTGCCTGCGACCTAGACCGCAGCGTCCTGGCCCTCTGA
- a CDS encoding redox-sensing transcriptional repressor Rex yields MAEIPTAAISRLVTYLRILEQLETQDVSRTSSSDLAERAGVSAFQVRKDLAYFGRFGTRGMGYTVPILKRELVRVLGLNQTWNVVIVGMGRLGQAIANYPGASDYQFQYAGLFDVSPSIVGQQIRNLTVRHMDDLKGFITQNKVDMGFLAVPPDRAQDAAQALVDAGVRGILNFAPVVIQPPTESGVNAQEISDEWRAVIIENVDFLAGMKRLAFYILNPHLKDAPMTEDTE; encoded by the coding sequence CGCATCCTGGAACAACTCGAGACGCAGGACGTCAGCCGAACTAGCAGCAGTGACCTCGCCGAACGCGCCGGCGTGAGCGCCTTCCAGGTTCGCAAGGATCTCGCGTACTTCGGGCGCTTCGGCACGCGCGGCATGGGCTACACCGTTCCCATCCTCAAACGCGAACTCGTCCGGGTGCTGGGCCTCAACCAGACCTGGAACGTCGTCATCGTGGGGATGGGCCGCCTCGGACAGGCCATCGCCAACTACCCCGGGGCCAGCGACTACCAGTTCCAGTACGCCGGCCTTTTCGACGTCAGCCCGAGCATCGTCGGACAGCAGATCCGGAACCTCACCGTGCGGCACATGGACGACCTCAAGGGCTTCATCACCCAGAACAAGGTGGACATGGGCTTCCTGGCCGTTCCCCCAGACCGTGCCCAGGACGCAGCACAAGCCCTCGTCGACGCTGGCGTGCGAGGCATCCTGAACTTTGCTCCGGTCGTCATCCAGCCGCCCACCGAAAGTGGAGTGAACGCGCAAGAAATCAGTGACGAATGGCGTGCTGTGATAATCGAGAACGTCGACTTCCTCGCCGGCATGAAGCGCCTCGCCTTCTACATCCTCAACCCACACCTGAAAGACGCCCCCATGACGGAGGACACCGAATGA
- the rsmA gene encoding 16S rRNA (adenine(1518)-N(6)/adenine(1519)-N(6))-dimethyltransferase RsmA: MSQSEPPPDATAPARTPPLYSPARVRELLDRHGLRPTKSLGQNFLIDGNILRAIAEAGGAAPGVPVLEIGPGLGVLTGEAASRGARVTALEKDERLRPVLAETLAGLDVTVIWGDALEFDYSSLEPGTRVIANLPYYITGVLLSRFMNAPAITSATVLVQKEVGQRLTARPGEDNYGFLSALAALHGTVKHVRDVPKGAFLPAPDVTSAVMRLDFDRSRPLPPRELLTFIEAALHHRRKTLRNNLRLAGHAGEAIGAALTHAGLRPDVRAEDVPLAALETLARELGVVR, encoded by the coding sequence TTGTCCCAGTCCGAGCCCCCACCTGACGCCACCGCACCTGCCCGCACGCCCCCGCTGTACTCCCCGGCCCGCGTGCGCGAGCTGCTCGACCGCCATGGCCTGCGGCCCACCAAGAGCCTCGGTCAGAACTTCCTGATCGACGGGAATATCCTGCGGGCCATCGCCGAGGCGGGCGGGGCCGCGCCGGGCGTCCCGGTGCTGGAGATCGGCCCCGGCCTGGGCGTCCTGACGGGCGAGGCAGCCTCGCGCGGCGCGCGGGTCACCGCGCTGGAAAAAGATGAGCGGCTGCGGCCCGTGCTCGCCGAGACCCTCGCTGGTCTGGACGTGACCGTCATCTGGGGGGACGCGCTGGAGTTCGACTATTCCAGCCTCGAACCCGGCACGCGCGTCATCGCGAACCTGCCCTACTACATTACCGGCGTGCTGCTGTCACGGTTCATGAATGCGCCCGCCATCACGTCGGCCACTGTGCTCGTCCAGAAGGAAGTCGGGCAGCGCCTCACCGCGCGCCCCGGCGAGGACAACTACGGATTCCTGAGCGCCCTGGCCGCCCTGCACGGCACGGTGAAACATGTCCGTGACGTCCCGAAAGGCGCCTTCCTGCCCGCGCCGGATGTGACCAGCGCCGTCATGCGCCTGGACTTCGACCGCTCCCGGCCCCTCCCGCCCCGCGAACTGCTGACCTTCATCGAGGCGGCCCTGCACCACCGCCGCAAGACGCTGCGCAACAACCTGCGCCTGGCCGGACACGCGGGCGAGGCCATCGGCGCGGCCCTAACGCACGCCGGCCTGCGCCCCGACGTGCGTGCCGAGGACGTGCCCCTGGCTGCACTTGAGACCCTTGCGCGCGAACTGGGCGTGGTACGGTAA
- a CDS encoding carbohydrate kinase family protein has product MKFYVIGDVTVDHLYHLGRLPRSGEEVTPLRASMKPGGAGGTISVTLARLGHTVTLAARVGVDPFAEYALSHVRRSGVGEGAIQQDDQHLTSTITVMQTEDGDRTMISDGAANRQLDPAKLKKKDIETSDALIVNAYALIEGPQREYALQAIAYARTAKKPVPVFIDLGTGAVNKAQTSLVDDVIGADYLTLNQHELQALTGTGSISAALAKLGQAGAQRVVVKVGKMGSITWTPTDTELVDAVPPENDVVDSTGAGDTFTATFAHAVLGGLNMAEAARAANAAGALAATSLGAQERSITQADLADVLPKTRKTRETPTRDPS; this is encoded by the coding sequence GTGAAGTTCTACGTTATCGGCGATGTCACCGTCGACCACCTGTACCACCTTGGCCGCCTGCCGCGCTCCGGCGAGGAAGTCACGCCGCTGCGCGCCAGCATGAAACCCGGTGGGGCCGGCGGCACCATCAGCGTCACCCTGGCCCGCCTGGGGCACACCGTCACGCTGGCCGCGCGGGTCGGCGTCGATCCCTTCGCCGAGTACGCCCTGAGCCACGTGCGGCGCAGCGGCGTCGGCGAGGGCGCCATTCAGCAGGACGACCAGCACCTCACCAGCACCATCACCGTCATGCAGACCGAGGACGGCGACCGCACCATGATCAGCGACGGGGCCGCCAACCGCCAGCTCGACCCGGCGAAACTGAAGAAGAAGGACATCGAGACCAGCGACGCCCTGATCGTGAACGCCTACGCCCTGATCGAGGGCCCTCAGCGCGAGTACGCCCTGCAGGCCATCGCTTACGCCCGCACCGCGAAGAAGCCGGTGCCGGTGTTCATCGACCTCGGCACCGGGGCCGTGAACAAGGCGCAGACGAGTCTGGTGGACGACGTGATCGGCGCCGACTACCTGACCCTCAACCAGCACGAACTGCAGGCCCTGACCGGCACGGGCAGCATCAGCGCCGCCCTGGCGAAACTCGGGCAGGCGGGCGCGCAGCGCGTCGTCGTGAAGGTCGGCAAGATGGGCTCGATCACCTGGACGCCCACCGACACCGAACTCGTGGACGCCGTGCCCCCTGAGAACGATGTGGTGGACAGCACCGGCGCCGGCGACACCTTCACGGCCACCTTCGCGCACGCCGTGCTCGGCGGCTTGAACATGGCCGAAGCCGCCCGCGCCGCGAACGCCGCCGGGGCGCTGGCCGCCACCAGCCTCGGTGCGCAGGAACGCTCCATCACCCAGGCGGATCTGGCCGACGTGCTGCCCAAGACCCGCAAAACCCGTGAGACTCCCACCCGCGATCCTTCCTGA